The sequence CTGCAGCGCCTCTGCGCCCGAGGGCGGTATCTCAGGGCGCGCCTGCACCGGCCTCCTGCCCCTGAGCCAGCCGTTTGGGCAGACCATGCGCCCAGGCGCTGATCGTGCCTGCCCCGAGACAGACCACCATGTCGCCCGGCCGTGCCTCGGCCCGGACGAGACGTTCGAGATCGTCCTCGGAGGTCAGCGAAAACGCGTGACGATGCCCGTGGCGGATCAGACCGGCCACCAGATCGTCGCGCGAGGCGCCCTCGATCGGGTCCTCGCCTGCGGAATACACCTCGGCGATGCCCACCACATCGGCATCGTTGAAACAGCTGCAGAACTCGTCGAACAGCGTATGCAGGCGCGTGTAGCGATGCGGCTGGTGCACGGCGATCACGCGACCTTCACTGGCCTGACGCGCGGCGCGCAAGACGGCGGCGATCTCGACCGGGTGATGGCCGTAATCGTCGATCACGGTCACGCCACCCACCTCGCCCACGCGGGTGAAGCGGCGGTTCACACCCTTGAAATTGGCAAGCGCGGCGCGGATCTCGGCCGCTTTCATCCCCAGATGCCGCGCCACCGCCACGGCGGCCAGGGCGTTGGAGACGTTGTGATCGCCGGGCATCGGCAGGCTGCAGTCCTCGATCACCTGCCCCTCGGGTTGCAGCGCGATGTCGAAATGCGCCACGCCGCCCTTGTAGGTCAGGTTCATCGCCCGCACATCCGCCTGCGCGTTGAAGCCAAAGGTGGTAACGCGCCGATCGGTGATCTTGCCCACCAGCGTCTGCACATCGGGGTCGTCGGTGCAGCAGACGGCCAGCCCGTAGAACGGGATGTTCGACACGAAATCGAGGAAGCCGCGATGCAGGTTCTCCTCGGTGCCCCAATGCTCCATATGTTCGGGGTCGATATTGGTGACGATGGCGATGGTCGCGGGCAGGCGGTTGAAGGTGCCGTCGCTTTCGTCGGCCTCGACCACCATCCAGTCGCCCTGCCCCACCCGCGCGTTCGACCCATAGGCGTGGATGATGCCGCCATTGATCACGGTCGGGTCCACCCCGCCCGCGTCCAGCAGCGTGGCCACCAGCGTCGTCGTGGTGGTCTTGCCATGGGTGCCCGCCACCGCGATGTTCGAGCGCAGGCGCATCAACTCGGCCAGCATCTCGGCGCGGCGCACCACCGGCAGGCCGCGCAGGCGGGCGCTGTCCAACTCGGGGTTGCCCGGTTTGATGGCCGAGGAGATCACGACAACCTCGGCATCCTCCAGGTTCTCGGCCCTCTGCCCGATGAAGATCCGCGCGCCCAGGGCCTCCAGCCGCTCGGTGATCTTCGACGGCTTCAGGTCCGAGCCCTGCACGTCGTATCCGTGGTTCAGCAGCACCTCGGCGATGCCCGACATGCCGATGCCGCCGATGCCCACGAAATGGATGGCGCCCAGTTGGGTCGGCAATTTGGTGACAGCGGCGTTCATGAGCGTCCTTTCAGGGCCAGGTCCTCGACCAGGGCGGCAAGGCGTTCGACGGCATCCGGAACGCCCACGCCGAGCGCGGCCGCGGCCATCTCGGCGGCCATGTCGGGTTGGGTCAGGATGTCCTCGATGGCCGAGGCGAGCGTGCCCGCAAGACCGGGCATCTCGACGATACGATCGGCACCGCCGGCCTCGACCAGTCCGCGGGCATTGGCCACTTGGTGGTTGGCCGTGGCATAGGGATAGGGAATGAGCAGCGCCGGCCGCCCTATGACCGAGATATCCGCCACCGACGACGCCCCGGCGCGGGCAATCACCAGTTGCGCCTCGGAGAGCCGCCGCGGGATATCGTCGAAAAAGGGCTCGACCTCGGCACGGATGCCGAGATCGGCATAGGCGTCACGGACGCGGTCCAGATCCTCGGGCCGGGCCTGCTGCGAGATGCGCAGATGGTGCCGCAGGCGCTCGGGCAGGGCCTTGATCGCCTCGGGCACCGCATCGGACAGAACGCGCGCGCCCTGGCTGCCGCCGAAGATCAGCAGGTTCATAGGCCAGTCGCCCGGCGGCGTGTAGGGGGCGCCGGCGCGCTCCAGCACCGCGCCGCGCACCGGGTTGCCGGTATGCACCCCCTCGACCCCGTCGGGCAGATCGGTCGGCCATGTGCCGCAGGCCACCACATCGACCCGCTTGGCAAACACCCGGTTCACCCGACCCAGAACACCGTTCTGTTCATGGATCATGCGCGGCGTCCGGGTCAGCCAGGCCGCCGCCATGGCCGGGATCGCAGGATATCCGCCAAAGCCCACCACCACATCCGGCTTTTCGCGCCGCATCCGCAAGGTGGCGCCGAGAATGCCGCGCAAAATCCGGACCGGTGCGGCCAGTTTGGCCCCCAGCCCGCCCCGCGCGAAGGTCGCCGAGGCGACCTGCCGACGCTCGACCGCGTCGGGGAAGGCGCCCGCATAGCGTGCGCCGCGCGCATCGGTCGACAGGGTTACACGCCAGCCTTTGGACACCATCGCCTCGGCCAGGGCCTGCGCAGGGAACATGTGCCCGCCCGTGCCGCCGGCCGCGATGATCAGATGGGATGCCTGCCCGTTCATGTCCTGCCGTGCCGGTTGAGAAGGAAATCACCGATTTCGCCCTGTGGGCGGGTGCGGGTGAAACACAGCAGCATGCCAACCGCAATCCCCGTGGCGATCAGCGACGACCCCCCGTAGGAGACGAAAGGCAGGGTCATGCCCTTGGCGGGCAGCAGCCGCACCGCGACGGCCAGGTTGATGAAGGCCTGCAGCGTCAGCAGGCTGACCAGCCCCGTCCCGGCCAGACGGATGAACGGGTCGCGTTCGCGCATCAGACGAAAGAAGCTGCGCAGCGCGATCGCGGCGTAGAGCGCGATGATCAGCAGCACCAGAACCAGCCCGTATTCCTCGGCCGCGACGGCGATGATGAAATCGGTATGGGCGTCGGGCAACGTCCATTTGACCGAGC comes from Roseibacterium elongatum DSM 19469 and encodes:
- the murC gene encoding UDP-N-acetylmuramate--L-alanine ligase; translation: MNAAVTKLPTQLGAIHFVGIGGIGMSGIAEVLLNHGYDVQGSDLKPSKITERLEALGARIFIGQRAENLEDAEVVVISSAIKPGNPELDSARLRGLPVVRRAEMLAELMRLRSNIAVAGTHGKTTTTTLVATLLDAGGVDPTVINGGIIHAYGSNARVGQGDWMVVEADESDGTFNRLPATIAIVTNIDPEHMEHWGTEENLHRGFLDFVSNIPFYGLAVCCTDDPDVQTLVGKITDRRVTTFGFNAQADVRAMNLTYKGGVAHFDIALQPEGQVIEDCSLPMPGDHNVSNALAAVAVARHLGMKAAEIRAALANFKGVNRRFTRVGEVGGVTVIDDYGHHPVEIAAVLRAARQASEGRVIAVHQPHRYTRLHTLFDEFCSCFNDADVVGIAEVYSAGEDPIEGASRDDLVAGLIRHGHRHAFSLTSEDDLERLVRAEARPGDMVVCLGAGTISAWAHGLPKRLAQGQEAGAGAP
- a CDS encoding UDP-N-acetylglucosamine--N-acetylmuramyl-(pentapeptide) pyrophosphoryl-undecaprenol N-acetylglucosamine transferase: MNGQASHLIIAAGGTGGHMFPAQALAEAMVSKGWRVTLSTDARGARYAGAFPDAVERRQVASATFARGGLGAKLAAPVRILRGILGATLRMRREKPDVVVGFGGYPAIPAMAAAWLTRTPRMIHEQNGVLGRVNRVFAKRVDVVACGTWPTDLPDGVEGVHTGNPVRGAVLERAGAPYTPPGDWPMNLLIFGGSQGARVLSDAVPEAIKALPERLRHHLRISQQARPEDLDRVRDAYADLGIRAEVEPFFDDIPRRLSEAQLVIARAGASSVADISVIGRPALLIPYPYATANHQVANARGLVEAGGADRIVEMPGLAGTLASAIEDILTQPDMAAEMAAAALGVGVPDAVERLAALVEDLALKGRS